TGTAGTTAAGGACTGAACAAAATTGAAGGATAACTATTCAGAATTTGTTCAAACATTTTTGGTTTTGATTAACTAGAGGGAGTATGAGATAAAATTACCTCGTACAGTTCATCAGAAATAAGTCCCATTCCATGAGCAAATGGGATTTCTGAATTGACTTCGTATTGTCGCACTGTTACTGGGTTCCCTAGTATGTAACCCTGCAGAATATGGAAACCATTCGAATGATCAATTAATTAACTAAACCAAAAATAAAAACCTAAAAATGTAGATGAGAATGAATCATGTTGCTTATAGTTTTGATTTTTGAACCTGAAGATTTATTATGGGCTTGACACCTGCTTCATTGCCTGCATTACCAAATTGGGGAATATACTAGAGTTGAATGTCAACAGTGAACACAATGAGTCTGTTTTGTGTCAAGTAATGTTTAACTTCTTTAAATTGGCCTTGTATTTGCATACCATTAGAGATTTGCTCAGCAAGAACAGGGACAGGAATCCCAGAATATGAATCACCTCCAATATAGAAAGGATTTGACATAAAACTTGGGTGGTCAACCAGCCACTACAGTGAGAAATATATAAGAGATAAATTGAAAATACACACTATATATACTAAATAATTCAATAAGATTTGCTTACCCTCCTTAAGAACTGAAGGGCATGTTGAACTTGTTCCAAATCCCCTGGCTGAGAAGCAAATGAAGTTCTTGCATACGAAAATCCTGTTCCGACGGGAGAATCTATGAAAATTATGCTACATACCTACCATTCATTCAACACTATCCAAACTTACAATGCTGTTTGAAAGACGAATTGATTGGAGTTTGATTTGCTGATACAGTTCATTACCTTTGTCCAAGAGTGTGGATTTAAGACTAATGTAGGTAAACTCCCATTGTACTGCTCTACTTTAAAATTTAATGGACCTACAAAACGAAGAGAGATCGGTAAACGATTGGTGTGACCAAAGCTCCAAACTCCAACAAGCTAGTAACTCTTAATATATATATGCATGGTAATTGTGTTACCTATCTCAAAGAAAAGGGCAGAGACAGCAGAGCAACCAGGACCACCAGTAAGCCAAAGCATTAGAGGATCCTTTTCAGGGTTCCTCTCCGACTTGACAAAGTAGTAGAAGAGCTGCAACTCCTCTGATTCCCCAACTCCAACGTACCTGTAAACAAGTGAGTTCATTGAATGTATATATATCTACAGAAATACTTGTAATCTCAGTCCATGCACGCCATAACGAAATTGAGGATACATTAAGAAGTTCAAAGCTAGAGGATATATAGTAGAAAACCCATATTGACATACCCAGTTTCAAGTTCAAAAGGTAGAGGTCCCTGGAGTCCAGGAAGAAACTTAACAAGGGAGCTATGAGAGAGTGGAAGCAGCTGTGAAACAAGTAAAACTTGAACTAGAACTACCAGCAGCATCTGATAGCATATAGAGCAACTTGGCATTATTGCCATTAGATCGATACTTTCTACATTTGCATGGCAGTACTCATTTCTATGTTTATACTCGATCGTATATATGTAGGGCTCTATGTGAAACTCAACGTATGGTCTAATTGTGAATAGGGTGGCCTGGAAAATGTGGGGATCGGAGTCATCGGACAAGACGATAAGACGACGAAATGAACAAAAAGAAGTGGTTTGGATTGTCCTATATTAATGTAAGCAACGACCAGCATAAATGTACGTGCATTATTTTCATTTCAAAGAGAACAAAAGAATTATGCTCCATCTTTCAACTTTCAACCATCTCTTAATTAGATAAAGTCCAAAATCGACCAGAAAAAATTTAAAATTAAAAAAAAAAACCCTAGCCGCACTACTTTCTCCTTCGGCATCTAGCACCTTCCCTACAACGCTTGTCGCCAAACCAGCAGCGTTCCACACCATCCCAGCAACACTTGTTGATCCCAGCGGTGTGAGCTAAACAACCATCCTTTAGACAGGAGCAAAGATTCATCCCCGACGAGTCTCTATGGGAGTTTTGTTGTGAGTTTTGTCTTTCTCTCTTCTAGCGGCCTTGTTATCAACATTCACAGCGGCTGTGTTCTAGATTCGTCGGAGATCAAACTTCAATTTCCTTGACCATCCATGTCCTGGAAGGAGGGGAGGCCTCCTGACGAGAGGATGCCCTACAAGAAGTCGAGTGCACCTCCGTCGCATATGACAACCCCTCAGTTTGAGAGGGGTGTGACTAACCCTAACAAAAGGGCAAGGAGATTGGCTAATTTCCTTGTTTCTTACCTAGACATCTGATGGAATACTATTCTTGTTTAGATTTCGGTTTTACACCAATTAAGGTTAGTAGGTGACGGGTATTACTGCTACATTGAATTTATATATGAATAGTTGAAAGTTAGATGTGATAGGCTTAACTGAGCGCATTTATAATGAGGGCTACCTATCTCTTTGTTAGTGTTTGTTGCCAATTAGACTTATTGGTAGTGAGTAGGCAAATTGATATAAGCGTCCTCTGACAGTGGACAAGTTAATGAAATTGTCTATTTTCTCAAAAAAGAATTATGCCCCATATATAAACTTGGATCAATACACTAACTTCAACCCAACCAAAAGGTCGATCATGATCAGTCATGACACAGAAGAAAAGAATTATCAAGAAAATTGTTTTTACAAATGGTAAGGTAATACAAAGATGTTGATGTGTATGTGAAAATAGTGAAATTAGAGTTGTATCCAGAATTTTATCTCTATTCCAATGTTCGGTATAACTGTAGAAAAAGTGAATCGAAAATTTTGTAAGTTCATCATGCACGTAGTATGTAGAGAAACAAAGAGGAAAAGAGATAAATCTCATTGTGTATGTAATCCTTGTATCGGTGAGCGGTGGTTTAATTTGGTTGGTTAGCTAACCTAATCGACAATTAGACATCATTGAATTCATGGATCCAAAAGGAAAAATGATTTCGTAGAGGCATGTGACAAAGGACCATATGGGAAGGACAAACAGTAAGAATATACATGAATATGAGCAAGATAGCCAGGGACCTTTACACTTGCAAATCCTTTTTGGGTTCAACTAGATGAATTCATATATAGCATCTCTTTTAACGTTCACATGCTGGGTTGGAATGTCATGATCAAAAACTAAAAACGGTG
The window above is part of the Fragaria vesca subsp. vesca linkage group LG2, FraVesHawaii_1.0, whole genome shotgun sequence genome. Proteins encoded here:
- the LOC101298094 gene encoding serine carboxypeptidase-like 18-like — translated: MPSCSICYQMLLVVLVQVLLVSQLLPLSHSSLVKFLPGLQGPLPFELETGYVGVGESEELQLFYYFVKSERNPEKDPLMLWLTGGPGCSAVSALFFEIGPLNFKVEQYNGSLPTLVLNPHSWTKVCSIIFIDSPVGTGFSYARTSFASQPGDLEQVQHALQFLRRWLVDHPSFMSNPFYIGGDSYSGIPVPVLAEQISNGNEAGVKPIINLQGYILGNPVTVRQYEVNSEIPFAHGMGLISDELYESLTTSCRGDFQDVDPSNVECVKNVQAFDECTSHINFAHILERHCDGLISPKLQHMLGKRRYLSDNNGLHHHSRSPLPTFGCRTYGYLLSQYWANDPVVRKVLHIRKGSIGNWQRCDYDMPYVADLLGNSLQYHVNLSAKGYPSLIYSGDHDMLVPFLGTQAWIRSLNYSIVDDWRPWFVHSQIAGYTRTYANRMTFATVKGAGHTAPEYKREECLNMFTRWISGELL